The Torulaspora globosa chromosome 8, complete sequence genome segment CAATAGCCGATAACGATAAACCTAAGGTACAAATGGTATGTAAATAAACGACCTGAAACTTTAATAAAAGCTATTTAATATGAATATCTGAAGTAGGCATTCTCAAAATCGGtcagatctttgaagccattgataACGCCCTCcttcacatcttctggGGTGAGTTTCCCGTACTTCATGTCTCTCGTCTTGTTTCGGTAGTACATCATAACATAGTATACTATCGAGAGAAACATGATTCCTGCGTAGGAAGATATTAAACCCTTCATACCGCTAATGTACTTCGGAGCTTCATCAGGGTACATAATTTTAGATCCACAGATATTGCCTGCAGTATAGCACAGGAACCATGATATTTTCACGGTTGTAATTTTGGAAGAGCCAGCTACTGTTGCGTTAATCAAAATCCAACACATGATGATTGGGCCGCCAATGATGTACAAAAGCCAACAGCATCCAACCAAGGCCCATTTGTGCTCGAGTGGGATTAGATGAATTCCAATTAAGCCAGCTAAAGTGGGTGTGCACAGCATGAATAGAAGAATCGTTCTAATGTTTTTCTTACTTGTGATGGCCAACATACCGGCCGTAAAGACACAAACAAACTCGATTGCACCGGTCGGCAGTTGCAGAACTGTTGCGTTCAAGCCTGAAAATCCGAAGCCTTTGATCAAAGACGAAATGAAATTGGATGTGCCTCCGTTAATGACGCCACAACCTAGACCGATGAGCGCCAAAATCCAACAGTTTAAGTCCTTTTGGGCTTCCAAAGCCTGTGAGAATTTGAACTTAGTGTCTTTGATACCCATTTGATTTTTGGAGACTCTATTGATGACTTTTAACTTCTCCTCGTGTGATAAAAACCTAGCGTTAGTTGGGGAATCTGGTGCCAAATACAAAAATATTAAAGCCCAGGCGAAATTGATGAGTCCAAtgacaagaaagatcagTTTCCATGGCGCTAGACTGCTATTCGTGCAGTGTCCCAAACCATACGAAAGCAACGCACCAACCATGGTTGCTATGCCGTTCATGGAAAGAAACGTACACATTCTGAATGGTTGTTCTTGCTTGTTGTAAAACATCCCGCACATCATCATGTTTGATGGAGAAATTGTAGCCTCCATAATTCCCAGTAAAAATCTCAGTGCCATCATGTCCGAGTAGTTTCTTGCGCCAATGTGAGCAACAAGTAGGATAGACCACACAAGCAGTGTGCATCCAGTAAACTTAGCGACAGGCACCCTCTGAATGAGCCAATTGCCTGGGATAGTACCGACCATGTAACCCGCATTGAAAATCGCTGCTATATCACCATATTCATTTCCTTTAAGATGCAAATCTTCCTTTAGATTGTAGGCCGATGCGTAATTCAGCGACAGTTTGTCTAAAAACTGCAACATGTAAGTGACGCAAAGCACTGGTAGAAGCCAGGTATCAATTTTACGTCTAAGTTTTGCATAGTCCAAGTCTGCATCAAAATCAGTATCAAACAGTTCATTAATGAATTCGGCACCGACCGCGTGCTTTTTATCGACGCCTGCAAACGAAGTGATCTCTTCGAGGGAgccttcgtcttcatccacAGGAGGGCCAATGGTAATAAAGTTTTTCTCCTTTGTATCGGAACTATTTTCGCCCAGAATCGTTTCTTTCATCATGCTTGCTATCTTCATGGGCAAATACTGCCGAGCTTCCTCTGTGCAGGTTTTGGGATCTTTTTATATCCAATTGAACTAGCTGGCGTTCCTTAAGCTCATGATAAGCGTATCGTCTAGATGGGAGTTAGGGCAGATTTGCTTTCAATGATCTCAGTAATCGTTAGTAGGAAGTTCATTTGTGcttctcttcaagcttCAGAAAAAGCGACAGCGTCGCTAGCAGAGACATCGCGAACGAACGCCAGGCCCTGAAAGATAGGAAAGCTCAGATAAGATAGCACTTGAACAAACTCGTAACTCGTCGATCGATTTCCGTCTTCGTTGCAACGATCTCCTGCAGCTCCAAGGCCCTAGATTAGCTTTAAATTTCATTCCTGGATGGTATGTTCTGCCTTATTTTTAGTGGCAGATAAAGTTTCTTGCGTTGCATAATTTGAGTTATTCGCTCCGATGTCAACGGCTGATATTTGTGCTTGGAGCCTGATAAGGTATTAGCCGGAAATGCTTCTGATTTAAAGCCTCTGAGAGCAACCATCGTTCGTTCACAACGCCTCGACTTTAGCTTATTACTGCCCCatacttcaagattttTGCATTATCGTAATATGTCGTTATCGATGAAGCGATTAGCTCACAGCCACGAGGACTTAATGGAACTAAGCAAGTTTCAGATTTGCATTGAGGAAACTTAACTAGTTCCCGCTAATAAAGTGATGTTAGGTTGTTATGTTTGAATAATTAAACTCTGCTGCTTCGCTTGAGTCGCTCTCATGCGGGTGGTATTTGATTGCGTCAGTATCATTCAATGGTCAATTATAGAGTTATCAAAGGTCAATAAATATCTCATTCCATGTAGATGTTCTTTTAGGGATACATTGATCAGCTGAGATATTCTCCAACCGCTATCCGAGTCAGTCTAAACCATCGCATTCTTTTTTGGGAGGCCGTCACTTGTTGCCTCTTGTTTTGCTTACCGAGATTTATCTTCATTATATTAACGCTGTTATCACCAGCACTCCTTGCAActtcagctttttgaaagaacGCTCGGCAAGTATTCGAAGACATATTGACCAAACGGAGAAGCACTTTAAAAAGGCTCGGAAACGAATTCCTGGTTCCGATTCGCTCATTCGCAATAAAACTGCTTGAGATCTTGTTATTATCGAAATCGAAAAGATGCAACATGTCAGCACTGTTATGTTGTGTGCAAGTTTCTCTGGCTCCGCACACCCAGCAGACCATTAGGGTTTGACGTCAAAATCGTAGAAAGCAAAGGATATTCTGCTAATACACCAAAGCATGTAAGATGTTGCCAGCATCTATGGATAAAGTTTGATCGCGTCGTTGAGGCACAATGCTGGTGACAGGCGAATGCAGTTGAACCGGAAATGCCAAGGCCTTAGAATCAGTAACTAAGATGTATTGCAAGGCTCAGGTTGGCTACGTGTTAGACTTGACAATTGCGAGAGGTATGATGTGATGGCCCAGCGAGGACAGTCTTGCTTCATGATGTGATCCTTCTCGGCCAATTCGGCTGTCTAGGCTCCATTTACGTTGGTCCATCTAACTGTCTCTTGGTCATCCGGCCCTACAGCATTAATAATTAAAGGTTAATTAATCATTATGCGGCTGTTATCCGTTGCCTAGCAACGCTTTCAGGCAAGTATGACATCTTATACGAATGGTTTTTTAATGGCACTTCTTTTATGCTGCTCCGGCCCCCCAATCTATTCTCCGCAGGCGAGCTTAATCAGTTGGCTTTGTTGGATTTGACTAGGTCTAGCAGTTTGTTGACGTTTGAGCTCGAGGCCTCTGTACAATCTTATTCGTATGGACTCTCTGCAAAGCCGAGCAGCCAGTAAATCGCCTGGTTGCTAATGGACATGAGGTCAACCGACCTACTGCAGTTTGTTTTCAATTGCTCTTATTGTACATAATTCTCGATAAGATGATTCCACGGACAGGAGTGACGTCTTTGTTTCGATGCTATCTGTCGAAACTCAGGCATCTTCAGGTTTGTCTATTGTTCTCCTCTGGATCATAGATTTCCTGTTATCGATACTACATAAATCTCAAGCTCATAGGCaatctccagctccagaTTGCTATGAGATTAGGGTGGTTACAAGGATTAACAGAAAAGATACAAACGAGGATAATACGAAACGATTGGCTTAGCGTTGGGTTCAAATTAGAACTGATTAGGCATCACAAAAAGTGTATAAAGACGAAAATAGGGGATTTGGATTTAGCTTGATATCACTGAGATAATTTTTCTAAATCACACCACAAATTCTCGACTCTCGGTAGCCAAGTTGGTTTAAGGCGCAAGACTGTAATTGTTCAAGGAATCTTGAGATCGGGCGTTCGAATCGCCCCCGggagatttttttttttgtcCCAACCTCTTAAGGTCTCATGAGGAAAGACACTACTTCATCATCAGTAACATCTTAATATTTCACAGGAAATCGATTTTGATTGTAAGTAAGCACATTTGCCAGTATCGGTGATCGCAAAGCAGAGTTTGTATGGAAATATAATTGATATCGGTAACTGTATTGAATAATGTCTGATTATGATATAGCACCCAACGATCAAGACACTCGAACCAAAGGCTACAGAAAGTATGATATTCATGAAGGGATTATTTTTTGCATAGAGCTCTCGGAAAGTATGTTCAGCGAGCTTGAAGAGCTAAATTACAAGGTCCAGTTGGTGGAGATTCTGGAGACGCTCGATCAGCTCATGAGTCAACTTGTGATAACAAGACCAAGTACCGGGATTGGTTGCTACTTCTATAATTGTGCCCGAAGCGGTACAAAAGATGGTATTTTTAGTTTGTTCTCTCTAAGGGATATCAACGCTCGAAATATGAAGAAACTTAGCGATCTGCTAGAGGATCTGCAGTATGGAAGAACATCACTTCGTCAGTTCTTTTCATTTGATATTCAAAAGAGGACGCCGCTAGAATCGCTTCTTGAGCTGGTCAGAGATGAGTTCGTTCGAGATATCCCCGATCAGAAAGCTTTCAACAATAAGAAGATCTTCCTATTCACCGATAATGACTCCCCACCAGAAGCGTCGGATCCCGCAGCCAAGTCAAGATTGAGATACCTAGTTAATGATCTAGACGATAGGTTCATCAATTTCACAACTTTTTTCATTGGAAGTGAGACAAGACCATTTGACAACAGTTTTTACTCTGATATTCTTCGGCTTGGTGCGTCTACCAAGGCCAACACCGAGTATGACGGTCCCAACACAACGCCAATTTCAGCAACTTTCATCAAGTCACGAGTGCTCAGAAagcaagagatcaaaaggATTATGTTTCAATGTCCTCTAATTCTTGATGAACCTTCGAAGCTCATAGTGGGCGCGAAAGGGTATACAATCATAAGTCATGAAAAATCTGGCGTCAGGTACAAGCTAGTGTATGAGAATGAGGAGGTCAGACAGGAAGCTTCCTCTCATAGGAAATATTTGAATGCTAAGACAGGAGAGGAAACCAAAGAAGGCCTCACAAAGGTGTTCCCTTACGGCGACTTAGAAATAAACCTTTCCGATAAAGAATTTAAcgagatgaagaaagattATGCGGAAGATGAATCATTTTTGAAGGTAATAGGATTTAAGACAACCGAGAGCTCCTTGCATTATTACAACAACATCGAAAAGGCCGTCTTTGTGGTACCTGACGAGACGAGATACGAGGGCTCCATCAAGACTTTGTCATTCCTATTTATCAATTTAAAAAGGAAGGGAAAAGTAGCCATCGTTTGGGGAAAGCTTAAATCAAACTCTAATCCTGCTATATTCATTCTCTCGCCATCCGATGATCTCAGTCCCAATGAGGGATTTTACTTGTTTCGAGTTCCATTCTTAGATGAGTTGAGAAGATTTCCGCACGTTTTAGGCAACCCCAGTATCCTGTCAGATGATTATGAAAACCTCAAAGAGGTGACGGCTAAGATTGTTGGATATTTCAACTTAAAGACTGGTTACGAGCCGTCTGAGTTCAAGAATCCTTCGTTACAAAAGTATTTTAAGGTACTGCATGACTATCTTCTGCAAGTGGAGGAGGAGCCCGAGaaagatgacgaagaatGGCACAAACTGaaaatgcttgaagaagatgattcGTTGCGTAAGATTTCACAGATTCGTGATAAAATTATGGAATCAAATGCCTCTGACGATCCCCAAATGCAAAGGCTAAGCAAATATATGAAAATATGGAATAGCCTCTATCACAGAATTTATGAACAATGCACGGTTGAAGACGCTCCGAAGATtaaaaggaagaaaaccaTTAATCTATGACATCATGCTCGGTCGGCTACGGCGAGATTTCTAACTCGCACATCATAGATAGGTGATCGCTGGCGTATTCGCCCTCATGTGGCTGGCCATGGTGAGGCATCTCGCTG includes the following:
- the YKU70 gene encoding ATP-dependent DNA helicase YKU70 (ancestral locus Anc_8.849); protein product: MSDYDIAPNDQDTRTKGYRKYDIHEGIIFCIELSESMFSELEELNYKVQLVEILETLDQLMSQLVITRPSTGIGCYFYNCARSGTKDGIFSLFSLRDINARNMKKLSDLLEDLQYGRTSLRQFFSFDIQKRTPLESLLELVRDEFVRDIPDQKAFNNKKIFLFTDNDSPPEASDPAAKSRLRYLVNDLDDRFINFTTFFIGSETRPFDNSFYSDILRLGASTKANTEYDGPNTTPISATFIKSRVLRKQEIKRIMFQCPLILDEPSKLIVGAKGYTIISHEKSGVRYKLVYENEEVRQEASSHRKYLNAKTGEETKEGLTKVFPYGDLEINLSDKEFNEMKKDYAEDESFLKVIGFKTTESSLHYYNNIEKAVFVVPDETRYEGSIKTLSFLFINLKRKGKVAIVWGKLKSNSNPAIFILSPSDDLSPNEGFYLFRVPFLDELRRFPHVLGNPSILSDDYENLKEVTAKIVGYFNLKTGYEPSEFKNPSLQKYFKVLHDYLLQVEEEPEKDDEEWHKLKMLEEDDSLRKISQIRDKIMESNASDDPQMQRLSKYMKIWNSLYHRIYEQCTVEDAPKIKRKKTINL